A region of the Jaculus jaculus isolate mJacJac1 chromosome 10, mJacJac1.mat.Y.cur, whole genome shotgun sequence genome:
atgcatctggagttcatttgcagttgctagaggccctggcatgcccattctctgtctctcaagtaaataagtaaaaatttcaaaaagatcaataaatttaaaaaatactgagcTGGAACTGTATGCAgtaatgcatacctttaatcccagcactggagagacttgaggcagaaggattgccacaagttgaaggtcagcttgggctacactgtGAGTAGCAGGTGAACCATGGCTCTATGCCAGgatcctgttaaaaaaaaaaaaaggaggaggagaaagaggaggggaagaagtggggcatggtggtgcacgcctttgatcccaacacttgggaggcagaggtaggaggattgctgtgagttcgaggccaccctaagactacatagtgaattccaggtcagccagggctagagcaagaccctaccttgaaaaaccaaaaaagaaaatagtaataataataataatgacttgGGGGCTGTAGCTAAGTGGGTAGAATGGATTTGCACCCCGGCCCTACTCTATAAGACTGgttatggtggcccatgcctataatgTAGGCACTGAAGAGATCGAGGTGGGAGGCTGTGGAGCTGAAGGTCGCTCTCAGCCACATGGAAAGTGCATGGTCAGAATGGGGTGcctcatgagaccctgcctcaaaagggcAAGAGTTCTAGAGTTGTCTTGGATCCTGTTCAAGAAAGCTACCTAGAGGAGGAGTGAGTGAATGTATTTCCAGAAGCCTAGAATCTCAGGAAAGAATGATAAAACAAATATAAGGCAATGCATTCGCTTATGCAAAAGAAACTGCAGCAATGAGACCTTCCTCCCAGAGACAACAGGAAGGATCTCCAAAGAACTCAGGAGTATAGCCAGTCAAAGTTGTAAGTAAATaggaggctgtagagatggctaagtggttaaagcatttgcttgccaagcctgatgacctgggttcgattccccagtacccacataaagctagtgtCATAAAGTGGGACATGAGTCTGgggttccatttgcagtggcaggaggccctgacacccattctcattttccctctctctgcttgaaaataaataataaagtgctgtagagattgcttagcagttaagcgcttgcctgtgaagcctaaggaccccggttcgaggctcggttccccaggtcccacgttagccagatgcacaagggggcgcacgcgtctggagttcgtttgcagtgactggaagccctggcgcgcccattctctctctctctctctctctccttctaagtcaaataaataaataaaaatatttttagaatttttgtttgtctatttaGTCTGTATGTGTGTACAGTCACATGTgcggaagccagaggacagctttcagaTTGGTCCTCGCCACCTGGTTTCCTCACACGGGGACTACAGAAGCCGGCCGCAGGGTCTGGCTTTCACACGGGGGTCTGGTGACCTGAACTCAGGGATTCAGGATTGCAGGGCAAacgctttgcccactgagccatctacctagccCTAGAGTAGGGGAGGTAAAAAGAAGTGGAGTTGCTTTCTGATTCACATTCTAGAGTGGTGGCTGCTAACATCCATATTCTCTGCCTTAGACACAAAGGTGTATTTCCCAGCATCCCTTACAGTTAATAGAGCTATTTGATTAATTCTCTCCAATAGAGCCTGAGATGGGTTGGGATTAATAGGATAAGCACCATTTGAAGGACTGGCCTATAAAATTCCCTATGAAACTCttgctttcctttccctttttggCAGTTTGGTTCAGATGAGGAAGAGGACCGAAATGGGAGCAGCTAGAAGGAACCAAGGGGAAGAGAGCTGCCCGGAACTAAACACCTGCCCCAGACAGCCATGTGAGCAGGAGCTGGACTTCTATGTTGTTAAGCCTTTATAGTTTAGGTTTGCTCAAGTTAAAGAAGTCAGttttagccaggcgtgttggcgcacgcctttaatcccagcactctggaggcagaggtaggaggatcgccatgaattcaaggccaccctgagactacatagtgaattccaggtcagcctgggctagagcgagaccctaccttgaaaagccaaaaaaaaaaaaaaaaaaaaaaaaaaggtcagtctttcattttatttatttatgagaaagagagagagagagaaaggggtagatagggagagagagaacaggcacgtcagccactgcaaacactccagacacatgcaccaccttgtgcacctggcttacatgagtactggaaaatcaaacctgggacctcaggcttcacaggcaatcgctaagccatctactCCAGCCCAGATGTCAGTTTTTCAAATCtggaaaataaaagtagaatttcATTGCAAGGAACAACTGCCAGGAGCTTTGAGATCACTACGGGTGGCATAAAGGATGCAGGGTTCATGTAGCTCGCAGAGGAAATAAGAATGATTCATTTGAGCTTCTGACTGGGAAGAGCACAGAATCATGAGTGCCAAGGATATTATAGTCATGAGCTGCGTGCAGATGTTTGAGGAGTggcgagatggttcagcggttaaggcacttgcatgcaaagcctaaggacccaggttcaattccccagtacccatgtaaggcaactgtacaacgtggtgcatgcatctggagttcaccgtTCACTTGCAGTAGATAGAGACACTGGCACATCCATTATTCCTCTCCCCGCACCACCTTTcactctcaaaagaaataaataaaagatattttgggggctggaaagatggcttagtggctaattgcttacctgtgaagcctaaggaccccggttcaaggctcgattccccaggacccacgtaagccagatgcacaagggggcgcatgcatccggggttcgtttgcagtggctggaagccctggcgtgcccaatctctctctctctctcttcctctttctctctctgtctgtcactttcaaataaataaataaaaattttaaagggatgtagggatggtttagtgggtaaggtgcttgccttcaaagccaaaggatccctgttcaattctccaggacccacgtaagccagatgcacaagggggcgcaagcgtctggagttcctttgcagtggctggaggctctggcgcgcccattctctctcactctctaccactttctctctcaaataaataaaaaaaatgtatttaaaacaacaacaagatgTTTCTGTCAACAACAGAACACATAAAAGACAGTGATCCCCTAAAATTACAATGGCGTTGAGGCTcaaggcacacacctgtaatccctgttCTCAGGAGGTGGGAAGCAAGAGGATTACAGATTTAAGGTCAGCCTTAGCCACACAGTAAGACCTGGTTTCAAAAccaagggctggggatggagctcagcagtagagcatcTGCGTatgtgcacaaggccctgggctcaatcacgtgcacacacatacacacacacacacacacacacttgtgctgAAGGTGACAACATGGCTTCCAAAGCATTGCAGCACAAAGCACTGCTCATGTGTTCATGATGATGCTAGTGTAAACAAACCCGTTGGGCTGCTACTTGGATCAAAGCAAGGCACATATAAGcatatacatgggctggagagatggatcaatggttaaccATGCTTATTGTGTGAGCCTGAGGGCCCATGACTATCTGCGTTCCAATCACACATAGAAACAGCTGGGTGTAAgtcaagtgtggtgacacacgtctttaatagTCATCTCTCCACTTTTTGCCTTTTTGCTAGGCAACCATCTTTTatccataattcttttttttttaattttttttgttgttgtttatttgagagcgacagagagagaaagagagagagagagagagaacaggcatgccagggcttccagccactgcaaacaaactccagacacctgcgcccccttgtgcatctggctaacgtgggtcctggggaatcgagtctcgaaccggggtccttaggcttcacaggcaagtgcttaaccactaagccatctctccagccccataattctttttttagggttctgtttttgtttgagacatTGTAGATGCCAtgttggtattaaaaaaaaaaaaaaaagaaccaggtgtggtggcgtatgcctttaatctcagaactcaagaggcaaagggaggagaattgctatgagttcaaggccaccctgagactacatagtgagttccagatcagcctgggctagagtaagaccctatttaaaaaaaaatggtttgaataaatagtaataataataaaaggctggagagatggcttagtggttcagctgcttgcctgcaaagcctaaggatccaggtttgatatcccaggacccatgtaagccagatgcacaaggtagtgcatgtgtctagcatttgtttgcagtggcaggaagccctggcacgccattctctctctctcttgctattgctttcattctatctctctcaaataaatgaaatttttttttaaatgtcttcaagggctggagagatggcatagcagttaaggcacttgcctatgaaacctaaggacccaagttcaattccccagtgcccatgtaagccagatgcacaaggtggcacatgcgtctggagtccatttgcagtggctggaggccctggtgtgcttattctttctctctatctacctctttctctctctacctgccctcctctctcaaataaataaaatagaataaaataaaataagtgatttcagggggctggagagatgactcagcagttaaaggcacttgtttgcaaagcctgctggctgagactcaattccccaactattcacgtaaagctagatgcaaaaagtggcactgGCATCTGGTATTCCTTTGCaattgcaagagaccctggtgtgtgtgtgtatgtgtgtgtgcacgtgcatgtgtgtgcgcgcgcgcacacacacacacacacacacacacacacacacacacataaataaatgtttaaaaacacatttttagccaggcgtggtggtgtacacctttaatcccagcactcaggaggcagaggtaggaggatcactgtgagttcaaggccaccctgagactacatagtgaattccaggtcagcctgggctagagtgagaccctgcctcgaaaagccaaaaaaaaaaaaaaaaaaaatttttttgagatatgattccAACATGTTTCACTCCTATAAGGTTGCCAGTAATTTGTTGCCCACAGGTGAATATGCATTGGCCACACCCTCTACTAAGGAAAGTTTCCCTCCAGTATTTAATATTATAGCAAGTTATATCCCCGATATGGCAGATAATTCTATTGAAAACCCCAtttcaaaagggctggagagatggcttagcggttaagtgtctGCTTGTCaggcctcaggaccccggttcgaggctcaattccccaggccccacgttagccagatgcacaaggggcgcatgggtctggagttcctttgcagtggctagaggccctggcgcacccattctctatctatctatctgcctctttctctctctctctctctgtcactcccaaataaataaagttttctagTGCTACTGAGACCAAGCAGAGGAGCTCACCTCTCCCTGGGGCACTCGGGCAGGAACTAAGCCCTGTTAAGTACCATTAAGAACTgtgaaatcgggctggagagatggcttggcggttaagcgcttgcctgtgaggcctaaggacctcggttcgaggctcggttccccaggtcccacgttagccagatgcgcaagggggcgcacgcgtctggagttcgtttgcagaggctggaagccctggcgcgcccattctctctctctccctctatctgtctttctctctgtgtctgtcactctcaaataaataaataaataattaattaaaaaaaaaaaaaaagaactgtgaaaTGCCATTAGAATTGTTAACTCTGCGTTGAGCTTTTGTAAAGACCTTACTGTAAACACCCTTTTCATACTTTCTGTGAATGATTAAAACAGCCAAGAAAAGGCCATTTGATGGGCCATCATGTCAGCCTGGTGGCTTTGGACACTTTACAGTTGGTCTGGGGTCACTTCGCCAGGTTCAAGGACCACtgcaatgaccactgggacaTGCTCCAGGCAGGAGCCCTCTCAGTAGACacccttgaactccagatgtgaccCTGCAACCATTTTCAACCAGGCCAGAAGGGAAGCACTTCTGGTGGTGGCAGAACACCCGCAGCTGGCACAGCGCAGCCCTTCATCCACAGGAGGGCCTTCTGTGATTGGCACCCTAGCCACACCCCCTGTcagtttttataaatttttactgacaacttccataattatagacaacaaaccatgaaaattccctctcctcccacactttcccctttacaaatcaactctccatcatatctcctccccctttctttgttatttttatttatttatttgagagagagagagagatacagagataggcaggtagacagagagaatgggcgcgccagggcctccagccactgcaaacgaactccagacgcgtgcgcccccttgtgcatctggctaacgtgggacctggggaaccgagcctcgaaccggggtccttaggcttcacaggcaagcgcttaaccgctaagccatctctccagcccgtggctcACTTTTCAAGTCAGCTAGCAAACACCCTCCTGTGTTGCCCTCTGGTGTTGCAGCATTTGAATGGCCTtcgtttttccttttttcctccattttattttattatttctggcaatttcatacatgtatattatgtattttgatcacatttgccctccattaccctctcttatcctgCCCCCCACTCCtgctaaaccccttcttcccaacagtccccttcctactttcatgttttgtgtgtgtgtgagagagagagagagaaagaaagaaaaagaaagagacagagagagagaggaaggaaggacaaaaagaaagaaagaaggaaggaaggaaggacaaaagaaagaaggaaggaaggaaagaaggaagggagaaagggatttgAATTCAATTagtgttacagggctggagagatggctgttattcaaagcatttgcttgcaaaacctgctgacctggatttgattccccagtacccatacaaagccagatgcacaaagtggagcatgcatgtggagttcatttgcagaggccctggtgtggccatcaTTCTCTcgttttctgtctcaaataagttcataaataagtaaattaggaTTGCTTCCATAAGCAAGAGTtaggggaaggtggctattttccAGAATGtgagcaacttaccagtggctattttgcttactttttaaaaaaaaataaattttatttatttatttgagagagagagagagagagaatgggcatgccagggcctccagccactgcaaacaaactccagacacaggtgccaccttgtgcatctggcttatgtgggtcctggggaatcaaacttgggtcctttggctttgtaggcaagcgcattaaccactaagccatctcaccagcctaatCTTGATCTTTATCATTACCAGAGCAGGCCGAGCTAGGAACACAAAGAGAACAAGCATCAGAGAGCGGTGGTGGCCCCAGTGACAGCTGCAGTAGCAGGGAAAGGGCAGCTGGGGCAGAAATAATGGAGCAGGGGCATTGGatgcagaaagaaggtaagagaatGTGGAGAGCGAAGGCGGAAGAAAGATAGAAGGGAGACACGGGTCCTGGTCACATGAAGAGTTCCGAGTCAGGCATGCGCAcgcctttcttcccagcactcgggaggcagaggtaggaggatcgctgtgagctcaaggccagcctgagactcccgagtgaattccaggtcagcctgggctacatcaagcACTACCctgaaaaccaaataataatgataaatatatatatatatatatatatatatatatatatatatatatatatgaataataaacAAAGAGTTCTGGGGAGCTGCCAAGCCTCCAGGGCCAATGGGTCTTAGACACTTTAGGCCTGAGAGAGATAACAGTAGGAACTGTCAAGGACCAAGGCTTCTGACACTCTAGTCTTAAAAGCTCCAGTGCAAGTCTCCCCCACCAAGAGGTGAAATAGGTGTCACCGTAGGGCAAGGGTCTGAGCGTGCAAGACCCGTGCAAGAGCCGCAGCACTGGCAGGTGTCCCACTGCTGCCTCTCACTGCACCTGGAAGCCAAGAATTACAGCAGTGGCCAAGCCGTTAAAGGCCAGAGCAACGCACCCCAACCTGAGTGCCTggaaccagctgggcgtggtggcgcacgcctttaatcccaggtaggaggatcgccgtgagttcgaggccaccccgagactgcatagtgagttccaggtcagcctgagccagagtgagaccctacctcgaaaacccaaaagaaaaaagaaagctaaacCCTGGAACCATAGTCCACCACCAGCCTCAGGGTTTGGATTTTTGGATTTGCAAGCCTCTAATTCTGCCAGTCCAGCCCCTAACTTCAGGGTATGCAAGGACTGGGATTCCCAGTCCCAGAAGAACAACTCCTCACAACAATTCCTGTCTGAGCCAAAGTACCCCAGCCACCTGACTGAGAACACTGCCTGGAAGCTATCTTCATGAGTCTTACAAGACTTGTTCATAGGTGATAGAATTCTTggactttgggactggagagatggcctagcagttaaggcacttgcctgcaaagccaaaggaccttggtttgataccccagaacccacacaagccagatgcaagcattggagttcatttgccatgactggaggccctggcgtgcccattctctctctctctctccctctcaaataaataaaaataaatattttttaaaaattaaaaaaaaaagaattcttggaCTTCCTTCCTTATGAGTCATCATTCTgggttttaaaacttttatttatttatatttacaaagggagcaagtgagtgagagagagagagaatgggcgtgttggggcctcctgccactgcaaatgaactctatacacaGGAgccatctggttttacttgggtactggggaatcaaaccctggccatcaggctttgcaagcaagtgcttttaaccacttagctatctctccagcccttatcattctgggttgtttttgttttgttgttgttgttgttgttgttgtttttggttttccaaggtagagtctcactctagctcaatctgacctggaattcactatatagtctcagggtggcctcaaactcacagtgatcctcctacctctgcctcccgagtgctgggattaaaggtatgcgccaccacacccggctatcattctgttttttgttttttattattattattattatttcaagagATTTTATTGCTGGAGTACACAAGATAAATTTATGCAACTAGAGCAGAGGCTGTGGATGACTCTTATTTCCAGTTGGAAGGAAGCACCCGCTTGGTCTTATAGTAAGGAGCCAATCGGTGAATTCGGCTCTCTATCAGAATCAGCCGGAACTTAGCATCCTTATCCTTTCTGTTCCTCTCAAGACGCTTGCGAACAGCAACCGCTTTCTTGATTGGATGGTAGAGGTCCTCAGGAAGAGCAGGAGCCAGTCCTTTGGACTTCAAGATTCGCAAGATTTCATCACTTGTCACAAAGCGCACTTGTGCAACGCCGTGTGAGACCCTCAGGGTCACACCGACGTGTGAGGGAGTCAGGCCCTTCTTGGCCAATTTGTAAATCTGCTCCTTCATGTCGTCCAACGTCAACTTCAGCCACGTGGGCACGCTGTGGCGGTTCGGCAGAGCCGACTGAGACAGGCCCTTCCAGGGAGCGTGCACGCGACCCATGATGGCAGCGGTCTctcattctgttttttaaaagaagccatTTTTAAAAGACTTCAAGCAGAGCAACTTGAAAGTATGATCTattaaagcattttctttttttaagcaaagGCCTATACTTAATGATTTCTCTCTtacactcttcctctctttttaaaattttattcatttatgtagttagttagtttgtaagagagaggcagagagaaagagagaatgagtgtgccatggcctctagcaactgcaaacaaactccagatgcatgtgccatcttgtgatcttgtgtatctggttttacatggatacttgggaattgaacctgggtccttaggctttgcagtcaagtgccttaaccactgagcgatttCTCCAGTGcgctctcgctctccctccctctccctctcccccaccctctttctgtttggttttttgaggtagggtcttactctagcccaggctgacctggaactcactctgtaatctcaggctggcttcaaactcatagaaatcctcatacttctgccttccaagtgctgggattaaaggcgtgcacaccactccagctaacaatttttttttttttttttttgaggcagggtctcactctagcccaggctgacctggaattctatcgagtctcagggtggcctcgaactcacagcgatcctcctacctctgcctcccaagtgctgggattaaaggcaccaccatgcccggctaacaataatatttttattagttaggatctcctgttatttttttgttcatttttatttatttatctgagagcgacagacagagagaaaaagaggcagagagagagagaatgggcgcgccagggcctccagccactgcatacaaactccagacacgtgcaccccctagtgaatctggctaacgtgggtcctggggaatcgagccttgaaccggggttcttagccttcacaggcaagcgcttcgcttaactgctaaaccatctctccagccctcctgttctttttttttttttttttgccatatcaTCTTCACCTGTCCAGCTGGCCCATgcatgagcttccagattctctggcctctgcctcgCATTGGCAGAGGCATGTTGAGATCCCAGGCACATAGGCCACTtttcacctggctttatgtaggtgcttgggatcaaactcaggtcctcatgtatgtataacaagtgctcttacccggtgaaccatctccccagccccagtatttGTGCGTACGTGCGTGTTTGTAGACATAATTTCTGGCTtaagaaacttttaaaacaaaTCAGTCCAAACGGCTTCTAGGGAGATTGGATTACAAAGTTGATAAAAATCATAATACTTgtctgaataaataagtaaagccaTAAGACaatacttggggctggggagatggctcagcacttattATATAAGTACCGTGCTAACTGACTACTGCGCTACTGGGCTcttggatcagcagttaaaggcacctgtttgcaagCCTACTGACATGAATTCAATTCCCTAccaaccacataaagctggaggcAAAGTGGCACCAGCATCCGTGATCTCAACATGCCTATAAGAGGGGAACCAGGAGAATAGAGGCTCAATGGCCAGTTAAGCTGGCACCCACAGCAATGCAACAgtaagagagaccttgtctcacaaaggtggaaggagatctagagagatggctcagcagttaaggcgcttgcctgcgaagcctaaggacccatgtttgattccccagtactcaggtaagccagatgcacaaagtggcacatgagtctggagtttgtttgcagtgactaccagccctggcacacccattctctctccaggtTTCACGTAGCCAAATGCAGTGACAcagcgtgcaatgttgcacatggtcacaagggggcgcatgcatctggagttcattctgggtggctgagggccctgctgtgcccatt
Encoded here:
- the LOC123464099 gene encoding 40S ribosomal protein S13-like → MGRVHAPWKGLSQSALPNRHSVPTWLKLTLDDMKEQIYKLAKKGLTPSHVGVTLRVSHGVAQVRFVTSDEILRILKSKGLAPALPEDLYHPIKKAVAVRKRLERNRKDKDAKFRLILIESRIHRLAPYYKTKRVLPSNWK